In bacterium, the sequence TATCTTGCGAGCTTTACCCCTCAGAAATACTGTCGGAGACAAGACCCAAGAGGAGAGGCAAATAAGGAAAGTTTGTCATTCCGGACTTGATCCGGAATCTCGTTTTTACTACCCCCCATTCCGTCTTTTGTAATTTATCTTGCGAGCTTTACCCGCCGAAGCCTTGGCGTAGGAGGGGTTTCTAAGCGTGGCAATCTCGCCGAAGGCGGAAAAGGAAATGGGGGGAAAAAAAGACAAAGGCAAGGATAAAACATAGTAAGGATAAAAACGGGGATTACCACGTGCAACGACAAACCGACGTGGGTTAAGTGAGAGATCCTGAAACAAGTTCAGGATGACAAAATTGGGGGTAGGGCAGAAGGCAAAAGACACTCCTTGCAAAAACAGATTCAGAAAAGAGAAATCTGTTACTTAATTACTTCAAAGGGAGACTCTTCCCATAACAACCTCTCCCATGGACCTTCCTCAAGTTGTGGGAAACTTGGTGGTGGAACAGCCGTAACCCTATAATCGTAATGATAGTCCTTATAGTATCCCGTACTGTAGGTTCCAGTACTTGAGTTAAATGTCCCAACAGGACCTCTATATTTTTGTACTATACCACCCCAAATTGTAAGTGCCCCTCTTGCCTTTCCTGAATTATAGTTTTTTACGCCAAAAGAACCGTCAAAAGCCATAAGAGATGCGTGTATTACCAAATTGTTAGGAGCACTGGTAGTAACCTCTATATTCTTTTCTGCCACAAGACCCAGCAATCCTTGAGCTGCAGGGTTACTCGGGGAATGGCTATACTTGATATGTCCGTTAATATATATGTTCTTCTCTGTGGCAATAGTCATATGTTTATAGACCTTTCCGTCACTTGCTATGTTAATATCCCCCGTTGCATAAAAGACCCCGTTAAAAAAGGGTGTTAGAGTCTTTGTAATAGTTTTAGTTTCTTCTTTCCATGAAACAATACCAAACCAACCTGTTGTTTTAACATAATCTGTATAGGTTGAGGTAAGAAGGTTACCACTATTATTCAAACTCCAGGTGCGTGCCTCTGTTGTTCCTTTGGCAGTCGTAAAATCCTCAGTAAAAGAGAAAGTGTTCCCTGATAAAGTAACAGTTGTTTTGCCTACAACATTTATGCCATCATCCCCAACCGACGCCTCTTGTAGTTTACCCATATTAATAAACTTGCTCATATCGATACTTGCAACTCCAAGTTCGTAACCACCCTTAAATTGAGGTTTATCAGTAGGAGGTCCGCCGTGGTAATAGTTTAACTGTTTACCACCACTTGTAACATACCCGTCAAATAGAGGATCTTTGTAGATATTTAGGGTATCGTTTGTATGGACAGGTCCGTAAGCTCTGTCGTTGTTGGTAAACCAGATAGTATCCCCACCTGGACTCTTTTCAAAGTCGGTAAAGTAGGCATACCTTGCAAAACTCTTTATTTTTACCCTTAAGCTTAACTCTTTTTTTGTTGTAATAGTTTTTCCAGGCGAGTAGGTTTCAACAGTCCCAACTGAAACAATCTTCCAATCGTGGGTCTGGGTAACCATAGGTGGCACAATAAAGACCTCATATTCTCCCCTGCCCAATTGTTGTGGTTCAAAAGGAGCAAATGTCTCCATATAACTGGGTGGCGACCGATACACCTTTAAATGTCTATCAAGCCACGCTTTTCCGTGTTCAACTCCTGCTTCTGCTAACCAGAAAGCCTCTGCAGGATAAACAACTTTATAACTG encodes:
- a CDS encoding DUF4900 domain-containing protein, which gives rise to MKKKGVILFVVLVWGLILTLTGMGFLYLAHLERENSYKVVYPAEAFWLAEAGVEHGKAWLDRHLKVYRSPPSYMETFAPFEPQQLGRGEYEVFIVPPMVTQTHDWKIVSVGTVETYSPGKTITTKKELSLRVKIKSFARYAYFTDFEKSPGGDTIWFTNNDRAYGPVHTNDTLNIYKDPLFDGYVTSGGKQLNYYHGGPPTDKPQFKGGYELGVASIDMSKFINMGKLQEASVGDDGINVVGKTTVTLSGNTFSFTEDFTTAKGTTEARTWSLNNSGNLLTSTYTDYVKTTGWFGIVSWKEETKTITKTLTPFFNGVFYATGDINIASDGKVYKHMTIATEKNIYINGHIKYSHSPSNPAAQGLLGLVAEKNIEVTTSAPNNLVIHASLMAFDGSFGVKNYNSGKARGALTIWGGIVQKYRGPVGTFNSSTGTYSTGYYKDYHYDYRVTAVPPPSFPQLEEGPWERLLWEESPFEVIK